A single window of Macrobrachium nipponense isolate FS-2020 chromosome 31, ASM1510439v2, whole genome shotgun sequence DNA harbors:
- the LOC135207016 gene encoding cuticle protein AMP1A-like has product MKFVILAALATVAVAVPQQGYGAPAPRSSVRDDSFEDVAILRDERVHEDDGRYNFDVEAENGIRASESGSPDGPEGTIVSAGQYSYTAPDGTDVVVKYVANENGFQPQSDLLPVAPEFPHPIPQFVLDQIAFAAEEDARRGREGSFERSGSVRAPSTSYQRPS; this is encoded by the exons ATGAAGTTT GTCATCCTCGCTGCCCTCGCTACCGTGGCCGTTGCTGTCCCTCAGCAAGGCTATGGAGCCCCTGCCCCTCGTTCCTCTGTAAGGGACGACTCCTTCGAGGATGTGGCCATTTTGAGGGACGAAAGAGTCCACGAAGACGACGGGAGGTACAATTTCGACGTCGAGGCAGAAAACGGGATCCGAGCATCCGAATCAGGTTCTCCTGATGGCCCCGAAGGTACCATTGTCAGCGCTGGCCAATACTC ATACACTGCTCCTGACGGCACTGACGTAGTGGTGAAATACGTCGCCAATGAGAACGGCTTCCAGCCCCAATCCGACCTGCTTCCAGTGGCTCCCGAATTCCCCCACCCAATTCCCCAGTTCGTGCTGGACCAGATCGCCTTCGCCGCTGAGGAGGACGCCCGTCGTGGTCGGGAAGGATCCTTTGAGAGGAGCGGCTCTGTTCGAGCTCCTTCCACCTCCTACCAGAGACCTTCCTAA
- the LOC135206566 gene encoding cuticle protein AMP1A-like: MKFVILAALATVAVAVPQQGYGAPAPRSSVRDDSFEDVAILRDERVHEDDGRYNFDVEAENGIRASESGSPDGPEGTIVSAGQYSYTAPDGTDVVVKYVANENGFQPQSDLLPVAPEFPHPIPQFVLDQIAFAAEEDARRGREGSFERSGSVRAPSTSYQRPS; encoded by the exons ATGAAGTTT GTCATCCTCGCTGCCCTTGCTACCGTGGCCGTTGCTGTCCCTCAGCAAGGCTATGGAGCCCCTGCCCCTCGTTCCTCTGTAAGGGACGACTCCTTCGAGGATGTGGCCATTTTGAGGGACGAAAGAGTCCACGAAGACGACGGGAGGTACAACTTCGACGTTGAAGCAGAAAACGGGATCCGAGCATCCGAATCAGGTTCTCCTGATGGCCCCGAAGGTACCATTGTCAGCGCTGGCCAATACTC ATACACTGCTCCTGACGGCACTGACGTAGTGGTGAAATACGTTGCCAATGAGAACGGCTTCCAGCCCCAATCCGACCTGCTTCCAGTGGCTCCAGAATTCCCCCACCCAATTCCCCAGTTCGTGCTGGACCAGATCGCCTTCGCCGCTGAGGAGGACGCCCGTCGTGGTCGGGAAGGATCCTTTGAGAGGAGCGGCTCTGTTCGAGCTCCTTCCACCTCCTACCAGAGACCTTCCTAA